The sequence below is a genomic window from Humulus lupulus chromosome 3, drHumLupu1.1, whole genome shotgun sequence.
aaataaataagtatgcatgcatattggtgactcttgatctttcttacttgttacctattgttacatcacacttcaGTCTATCTtaatttctaatctttaaatctaaaaaacaacaaaaatatcacttgttctattttcctcatattatttatctctaaactttatttattgattaactttatttctttgtctccttgtggaatcgaccgcccgatctatactacaaccaccgcttagtggatgcacgttttgggcgttaaacaatcatataattttaattttttaaatttgaactcTAGCAAAAAGCTAAGAGGATTAAAAAAATGGTATTTGGAAAATAAAATGtcaatacactactacaaaaacgggTTTTCccgacaatttttaactgtcgctattgagcaacgatGACAGTCGACTAACtatcgtatttgcctatgccagCATAGGGGTAGCTATGCCGATAGTTAAATATTGTCGCTGTTGCGGGCAACGCCAACATTTATTAGGTGTCGTCGTTACTggcaacaccgacagttaataggtgtcggcATTGGTGGTGTGTGCCCTAAAAGAATGtctgcgtgtcctaaaagatcaTGCTGAGTGTCTTGAAGTAAGGTTTTTAGGGCTCTCTTCACGTTCCCTTAAAaggtatattttaatttttttttaaaattatttatttttattttaaattaaaaattatgatttaaatgaaacatttatatacaaatttgaaaaattatagattaaaataacaaaacttatacaaaatatttacaaatcTAATAAAACAAATTTTGGAACAAATATAACACTACTACTTGACTCAAAAATCATATAGCTTTGTCTACAAACATAATTGTCttgaccttaaaaaatatattactagatttacaaagtaaaGAATTAACTACTCAAAAAAgaatcatttactctaataaaaattacaaataaaataaaacactaaattcattgtcaaacaaCATATCTTTCTTCTTCTAGTCCTTGTACTCACCCTAGTCACCAATAGTATTTCCAAAGTAAAGATTGGCTGCCATGAATTTCTTTTTAAAATCATCcctgaaacatgaaaaatcacattataatacaccaacacatgaaaaattataactagatttttattgTAGTGTAAATAAGTAAGTTTACTCACAATTGTTACACAACTCTCTTGCTACCAATGTCTCAGTCCAAGTGTGACAACATACTCATTGCGATATCATTTATAGGAGCATTGTCATTAAAATTTTGAAGAGAAAACATTGAAATATAAAAGTAAACCAGACAGAAAATCAGACAACATATCCCATAATTTACTAGCATAgtcatctgtcacaatcaacacaaacaattcaaacaaatcaaacaacacacaagtttttatccatatatcaccacaacacacaaaattctcagaacctagttcactaatacatgcaagttttcaacatTTCGTTATCACCGCAGTACACATAATTCTCATAACCTGCTTTAACTaaggatgaatatctaagatatccaaactctactaaaattatacaatttatttaaaaaataataaaaaataaaatacaacatacctctcgCAAGCCAATTACTAATCTAATGCTTTAATACCAATCGAAATATTAACCTACACATTAAtatcaacattatatttaattttgtaaaaattCATATAATATACATAATGTACCCAAAATAAAATTCAATACAATGTACACAATTTAAACAGAACACACTACACCAAAATACCtcttttgtgtcagtcaaacgcgtcagtaAACTACTAACGTTGTTGACCGAGAAtcaacatttgtggcagttgagCACTACCACAAATGTaggggcatttgcgtcagtgataACACTGGCGCTGTTAATTGGCGAAGTTTGGGTCAGTGGCCAACTGATACCGTTAACGCACCGTTTGCGTCAGTTGCCCACTGACGTAAACAGTGTGCCCAATTATAAATCCTAGCCATTGTCCCTGAGGCTCTTATTCTCCCAAATTCGAAAACTTAGGTTTTCTCCCAATCAGCGGCGCCTCCGAATTTCTCAACcaattttggtgagttttttttttttttaattttttgtatagatattttattttgaagattattgtttgaaaagCAAAACCCAAAAGCTCTCCTCTTGATTTTTTTCTCTGACTGGGTTCGCAGGGGTCATGGAGGTGGTTGGGGTCACAGGGGTCATGGGGGGTGGCTGGGGTCGTGGGGGTTGAGAGGTGGCTGGCTGGGGACTGGGTATATGGGGGCTGGGGTCGCATGGGTGGCTGGGTACACGGGGTCGCAGTTCatagcattttttttaaaaaaaattatacagcatttgcgtcagtggggtaCTATCACAAACCTGACATTTGTGACAATGCCCCACTGGCACAAACGAGGCTAACATTTGcatcagtggggcactgtcacaaacctgacatttgtggcagtgccccactgatgcaAACGCCTGTCATTTGCGTCAAtgggggcactgccacaaatttcaggtttgtgacagtgccccactaACGCAAATGTCAGTCTAGTTTGCGCCATAGGATTCTGCGTCACATATAAAACTGAtacaaaaactcaattgtggtagttagaaactgacgcaaatgacctTTTTTGTTCTAGTgacatttaaatataaaataaatataaataattattaataaaaaatgtttaataaaaaaaaaatacctgcCTGACGCCACCACTCTAGCCCAGCCCTTGTCGCCATCGCCCACCAGTTGAGCCATTGTCCCTACTACCGTCGGCCACCATCCAACCCCCGGCCAGCCCGGAGCCCAGCCCAGCTGCCATCGACCCCCACCCAAGCCCACACCCTGCGCCGTCGACCACCACTCGACCCCCAGCCCCGAGCCCCCTAGCCGTCGACCCAGCCCAGCCCTCCCTACCCTAGCCTATGCGCCGTCGACCCAGTCCCCGAGCCCCGCCTCTGCGTCGTCGACCACCACCCGACTCCCGAGCCCCGCCCCTCCCTGGACCGTCGACCAAGACTCAGCCTAGACCCAAGCCCCTCCCTGCGCCATCAACCGAGCCCCCTGCCTCCGTCGATCCAGACCTAGCCCCTAGCCCCTGTCGTCGTCGACCCAGAACCAGCccccttcttctcttctttttctttgtgttttttggatcttaaaaattaataaacccTAAAAGCAGCGACGACTTCGCACGGCTAGAGGAGAGGAGGTGTTGGCTTCGCACGACTGGAGGATCAGTGGCGTCGGCTTCGCACGGCTGGAGGAGCGGCGGTGTCGTTGGCTGGAGGAATTTGGTCAGCTTTAGAGAAGACAACACACATACAGACGTGGAGAAGCGGATATGtcgagagaaagagaggaagacaGATCGTGGGGGTCGAGAGAAAGAAACAGAGAGAGTATAGTGTGgggaaaaattaaaacttaaaagaaGTATAATTAAGCAATATCGACCGCTATAAGCTGTCACTATTGGCCTTATGTTTCAAGGCCAATAGCTGTTGTCGCCATTGGCCCAATAACTCACTGTCGccattgtaaaaaaattaataatatttcaaacatatacatgtaaatataaaattaatatttcaaatatagattttgtaaaaataaatatttcaaatgtaatattataaatttataaaatacaaaataataaaaaaaattacaactaataattttttttagaaattttcaaattattttacaAGATTTAACCAATTAAGAAAATAACTCGtttcaattaattataaatatgttatacaaattaaatttaataagtattattcCTTATATCATAATAAGTTtacattttaatatataaattattataaaaacatataattacaaaagTTAATAATGTTAAAAAttctagttttaattttttttaaataatacatagtttttataaatatatttattatgtaatttagtttattttttaaattaaattattcattaattatattaattaataaataattttattttatttctatttcaaCGACATGTTATAACTGTCGGTATTGGACTTTTATTAACCGTCGGTGTTGGGGTCAATTACAATAGTTTTTAATTGTCGGCATTGGTAtcaaattaactgtcggcgttggggtcaactaCAATAGTTTTTAACTGTCGACGTTGGGGTCAACTACAATAGTTTTTAATTGTCGGCATTGGTAtcaaattaactgtcggcgttggggtcaactaCAATAGTTTTTAACTGTCGACGTTAGGGTCAATatcgacagtcaaaagcaacggtgacactTATTCACTGTCGGCATTGGTTTATATGCCTACAACTTTAACTGTCGGTGTAGAGTCGCGCTAAGCAATTacgagttgactgtcgtggttgggtgtcgggaaagcccagttttgtagtagtaaTAAAACTCTTTGAATAAACACTGAAATCTTTGAGTAAacataaaatagaaaataaaaaattaaagcgAGAGTTGAAACATAGAGTATGGAATAATAATTGactgattgttttttttttttttatcatcaaGAGTAGTTAATGATATCAAAAAATTTATAATAAGATGGTTGAAATATATTATTAACTATATGAGCCAAAAGTTAAGAGGAAAATAGAAAATTTAAAAATACTAATAAACCTCCTTGATGGATAACAAAGCCATagagtaaaaataaaaaataaaaagtgagaGTTGAGACATAAAGTATGgtgtaataattaattaattaatttttttatgttaaGATGTTAAGAATTTATAAGaacaataattaaaatataaaattcatTATAAAAccaaataatctttatttatattaaaaatgagagttgaaatataaaatatcgaagaaattaattaatcttttatcaagaataattaataatatttgtttatgaGCAAATAATAATATTGAAGCAtatagaaataatatttaaacttaatattttggcGAAATACATATTTGAaccttatgttttgttaaattatattCAGACTTCGTGTTTTATaaaatgaatcaaaatagtaCTATATACCTAATTttagttaaaataattttaaatataatattttattctcTAATCTTTGCAACTTTATTCAATTCTTTAAACTCATTGCATTGTAAATAAATCAAGAATTAATcctatattaaaattattttgatcAAAATCAGATTAAATTAAATGTACTATACATTTTGATCAGTTTTACAAAATACAATGATTGAAATGTAATTTAACAAAACTTAATGTCCAACCAGGTAATCAGGCACCAACAAATCAAATAATTTGTTAActtcatttatttttataatagttatatataaatattcaccTAAACGTACAATGGCAGTAAAAGTActtttcctttaaaaaaaaacactaaagGACAAAATAAGTTGCTGAAAATTTGGATACGACCAACCCTTTTATACATAGTATATAGATTCATCCTCCTGAATTtagttaaattaataataataaaataataatgataacaTATTTTGACTTCAATATTGAATAATTACTGGTCCAACTTCAAAATCACACGTTTGCAAACCTTTTCTCACACAGCTATAGTTAACTATAAATATTGTCTTCTTGTTTGCCTTTCAGCTGCTTTCATACAGGGGAGAATTCATCAgcttaaatatttattattatcattatttctgtGTTAGTTCGCGTCAATGATGGGAAAAACATATAAAATCTCTAAGAAGCTAGTAAGAACATGCACATACCTTAGATAGACTAGTActaataatattaatatgatgATGCGATATGTGTTCAGCAGTGCATGTACAGTATAACTCCACTAATTGGTACTCAATAAAagtataaagatatatatatttgtaatatgtaATCTAAAGCTCATATATCGACTAGCTAGCGCTTGCTAACGTCATTTCTCTTGTCAAAGATACAACAACCTTATTTAAATCTGGTAAGATATTAGGCGCGCGCGCGAAAGGTCGAGTATATAAGGCCAACTCCAATGGGAGTTGCCTTAACTAGTGCTTGTCAGAATTGgtcaaagaaggaaaaaaaaactgaTGTAGAGAAGTTGAAGTTGGGCAACGTTGCCCAGCAGTGGCAACGTTgccttcaaattttttttttttttttttttctttaatttgatTGGTTGAATTTTAATGTGATAGTTTAAGCCACCCTTACCCGTTGGACTTGGCCTAAAGACGAGTGAAACTTTCAACACTCACCCACTCTCGGTCAAATCTCCACTTTCACCAACTCTAACCCCAAAACTGTATGAAACTTCCTCCCATGTGCCTTATTAGATGCCTAGCTAGCTACTCTCCTCAATATAAATATACTAAGATCACAACCCATTTCTTACATCGAAAGAGAGTAGAACACAACAACTGAACCCAATATTGTTCTCTCTCATCTCACCTCTCTCACACCTACatacacaaactaagttttcgaGAGAAAGAAAGCTGAACTAGTAATACAGCTATATATATAATtaccaacaacaaaaaaaaaaaagtaatatataTCCATATTCATTCATTCAAATGGGTAGACCCCTCGACTTTGAGTTTCCCCAAAACAACGCCCTTTCGAACATTGCCGCCGGCGCAAGCAATAACCCCTTGGACCCCGAGGAGTTCAGGCGCCAAGGCCACATGGTGATCGATTTCATCGCCGATTACTACAAAAACATCGAGAAGTACCCAGTTCTTAGCCAAGTCGAACCGGGTTACCTCAAAAAACGTCTCCCGACATCGGCACCTCTCTATCCGGAATCCATCGAGACGATTCTTGGTGACGTCCAGGACCACATCGTTCCGGGCATAACCCACTGGCAGAGCCCCAACTACTTCGCATACTTCCCTTCCAGCGGCAGCATTGCAGGCTTCCTCGGCGAAATGCTTGCCACCGGCTTCAATGTCGTTGGATTCAACTGGATGTCGTCTCCGGCCGCCACCGAGCTGGAGAGCATAGTCATGGACTGGCTGGGCCAGATGCTCAGGCTGCCTAAGTCTTTTCTCTTCTCTGGTAACGGAGGTGGTGTCTTACAAGGAACCACCTGCGAGGCAATCTTGTGTACACTCGTCGCTGCCAGAGACCGAACCCTCAAAGTCATTGGAAACGACAATATCGGAAAGCTCGTCGTTTATTGTTCGGACCAAACTCATTGCGCTTTCAAGAAAGCCGCACAGATTGCTGGGATCCACCCCAACAACTTTCGAGTCATCCCCACAACGCTGTCGTCCTCCTTTTCCATGTGTCCCAAGGCTTTGCAAAACACCATAACTGCCGATGTTGAGGCTGGACTCGTCCCCACGTTTCTACTGGCAACCATTGGGACAACGTCCACAACGGCCGTCGACCCCCTCGGGCCTCTATGCGATGTGGCAAAAGATTACGGAATGTGGGTCCATGTCGACGCGGCCTATGCTGGGAGCATCTGTAT
It includes:
- the LOC133824206 gene encoding tyrosine decarboxylase-like, yielding MGRPLDFEFPQNNALSNIAAGASNNPLDPEEFRRQGHMVIDFIADYYKNIEKYPVLSQVEPGYLKKRLPTSAPLYPESIETILGDVQDHIVPGITHWQSPNYFAYFPSSGSIAGFLGEMLATGFNVVGFNWMSSPAATELESIVMDWLGQMLRLPKSFLFSGNGGGVLQGTTCEAILCTLVAARDRTLKVIGNDNIGKLVVYCSDQTHCAFKKAAQIAGIHPNNFRVIPTTLSSSFSMCPKALQNTITADVEAGLVPTFLLATIGTTSTTAVDPLGPLCDVAKDYGMWVHVDAAYAGSICICPEFRHFIDGVEGANSFSFNAHKWFFTTLDCCCLWVKDPAALTQSLSTDPEYLKNKATESKQVVDYKDWQLALSRRFRSLKLWLVLRSYGVEKLRGFLRSHVKMAKLFQGFVEADERFEVVVPRNFATVCFRIRPSGITASSKSNVVLCEITNNNNGSLRNTSSDVIQKNKMVSVNEVNNKLMDSINGSGGIYMTHSVVGGIFLLRFAVGASLTEESHVIQAWNVVKQHADAILNTHSHSH